A window of Cryptomeria japonica chromosome 3, Sugi_1.0, whole genome shotgun sequence contains these coding sequences:
- the LOC131049164 gene encoding peroxidase 12, with the protein MGKLSMPFFILTFVYMVAASASAFSATDLSLPTPVDGLSWTFYRKSCPALEFIVRERIEFYLNQDITQAAGLLRLHFHDCFVQGCDGSVLLNGTSNERVTPPNVSLRAMAFTIINDIKARVEAACTGIVSCADILALTARDSVNKAGGPFYPLPLGRRDSLSFANLTTVLANLPAPSSNVTGLMSVLSLKGFTFTDLVALSGGHTIGRANCSSFDNRLHNSTTGGKQQDPTLDQTFAKQLYLTCPTSTTVNTTNLDIRSPNVFDNKYYVDLLNRQTLFTSDQTLYSDSRTRDVVIDFAVNQASFFEQFVLSMLKMGQLDVLTGSQGQIRKHCEVPNPTSSVFSILNPQISSSLYST; encoded by the exons ATGGGAAAGCTCAGCATGCCTTTTTTCATTCTAACTTTCGTTTATATGGTGGCTGCCTCTGCGAGTGCATTCTCTGCAACGGATTTAAGCCTCCCAACTCCAGTGGATGGCCTTTCGTGGACATTTTACAGAAAAAGTTGCCCGGCGTTGGAGTTTATTGTGAGAGAACGTATTGAGTTTTATCTCAATCAAGATATCACGCAGGCGGCTGGCCTGCTCAGACTGCATTTCCACGACTGCTTCGTGCAG GGATGCGACGGTTCAGTGCTGCTGAACGGGACATCGAATGAGCGGGTGACTCCTCCAAATGTGTCGTTGCGAGCGATGGCCTTCACAATTATCAATGACATAAAAGCAAGAGTGGAAGCTGCCTGCACTGGAATCGTATCATGCGCTGACATATTAGCTTTGACTGCTCGTGATTCTGTCAACAAG GCTGGAGGACCATTCTATCCATTACCGCTAGGGAGGAGAGACAGCCTCAGCTTCGCAAATTTAACAACCGTTCTTGCAAATTTACCTGCGCCCAGTTCCAATGTAACTGGTCTTATGAGCGTCTTGTCTCTCAAAGGCTTTACTTTCACGGATCTGGTAGCTCTTTCAG GTGGGCACACAATCGGCAGAGCAAACTGCTCGTCCTTCGACAACAGACTGCACAACAGCACGACCGGAGGAAAGCAACAAGATCCCACTCTCGACCAGACATTTGCTAAGCAACTCTACCTCACTTGTCCCACAAGTACAACCGTCAACACCACCAATTTGGATATTCGCAGCCCAAATGTGTTTGATAACAAATATTACGTGGACCTTCTGAATCGACAAACGCTCTTCACATCGGACCAGACTCTCTACTCAGACAGTCGAACCCGAGACGTGGTAATAGATTTTGCAGTCAATCAAGCCTCCTTCTTTGAACAGTTCGTTTTGAGCATGTTGAAGATGGGTCAGCTGGATGTCCTCACCGGAAGCCAAGGACAAATCCGGAAGCATTGTGAGGTTCCAAATCCAACTTCTTCAGTTTTCTCCATCCTCAATCCTCAAATTTCCTCATCTTTATACTCCACATAA